The Papaver somniferum cultivar HN1 chromosome 3, ASM357369v1, whole genome shotgun sequence genome includes a region encoding these proteins:
- the LOC113355472 gene encoding putative glucuronosyltransferase PGSIP8 gives MMKMKLGGFVMKKMKIGLLVSLTLTLLVVLLSTTAAVADGGVMESSSSSLASLSSSATAYRTKHKNAYVAMMYMGTPRDYEFYVATRVMLKSLTKLKVEADLVVLASPDVPVKWIQAMEQEDGAKVVIVKNVENPYQKQQNFDNRFKLTLNKLYAWSLVEYERVVMLDSDNMFIQKTDELFQCGQFCAVFINPCIFHTGLFVLQPSAEVFKNMLHEIEIGRDNPDGADQGFLTGYFSNLLDEPMFHPPLNGTKLDGHYRLPLGYQMDASYFYLKLAWRIPCGPNSVITFPSAPWMKPWYWWSWPVLPLGFSWHEARRETLGYGAEIPVVVIQALMYLGVMAAARLARPNLSKLCYRPHKNLTFLQTGLKFIAMWSILVAYILPVFLIPRTVHPLLGWSLYLLGSSSLASVAINTFLLPAVHVLTPWLGIFCSLLVMAFPWYTNGVARALFVFAYAFCCAPFLWGSLVKVVTCLQVSLEREAFLPRLGESPQLSGFNKLY, from the exons atgatgaagatgaaattaggtggttttgtgatgaagaagatgaagattggcTTATTAGTTTCGTTGACTCTGACATTATTAGTAGTATTATTATCAACAACTGCAGCTGTTGCTGATGGAGGAGTAATggagtcatcttcttcttcgttggCTTCATTATCTTCGTCTGCTACTGCTTACAGGACTAAGCATAAGAATGCATATGTGGCAATGATGTATATGGGAACACCAAGAGATTATGAGTTTTATGTTGCAACTCGTGTCATGCTTAAATCTTTAACTAAATTGAAAGTTGAAGCAGATCTTGTTGTCCTTGCTTCTCCTGATGTTCCTGTCAAATGGATTCAAGCTAT GGAGCAGGAAGATGGGGCGAAGGTGGTGATAGTTAAAAATGTAGAGAATCCATATCAAAAGCAACAAAATTTTGACAACAGGTTTAAGCTGACATTGAACAAGCTTTACGCGTGGAGTCTAGTGGAGTATGAAAGGGTTGTTATGCTTGATTCAGACAATATGTTTATACAGAAGACGGACGAGTTATTCCAATGTGGTCAATTCTGTGCTGTCTTCATTAACCCTTGTATCTTCCATACCGGCCTTTTTGTCCTGCAG CCATCGGCGGAGGTGTTTAAGAACATGCTTCATGAAATAGAGATCGGGAGAGACAATCCTGACGGTGCTGACCAGGGTTTTCTCACTGGATATTTCTCAAACTTACTTGACGAGCCAATGTTCCATCCACCTCTGAATGGAACCAAACTAGATGGTCATTACAGGCTTCCTTTAGGTTATCAGATGGATGCTTCTTACTTCT ATCTGAAACTCGCATGGCGAATTCCTTGTGGGCCTAACAGTGTTATCACCTTCCCGAGCGCCCCATGGATGAAACCCTGGTATTGGTGGTCATGGCCTGTCCTTCCATTAGGCTTCTCATGGCACGAGGCACGCCGAGAAACACTTGG GTATGGTGCTGAGATACCAGTAGTCGTGATCCAGGCTTTAATGTACCTAGGAGTGATGGCAGCTGCTCGGCTTGCACGACCCAACTTGTCCAAGCTTTGCTACCGCCCACACAAAAATCTCACATTCTTACAAACAGGGCTCAAGTTTATAGCAATGTGGTCCATCTTAGTGGCCTACATACTTCCTGTGTTCCTCATCCCTCGGACAGTTCATCCACTACTTGGCTGGTCACTCTACCTGCTCGGCTCTTCATCACTTGCATCAGTTGCTATCAATACTTTCCTTCTTCCAGCAGTTCATGTTTTAACACCTTGGCTAGGAATTTTCTGTTCCCTACTGGTGATGGCATTCCCTTGGTACACCAATGGGGTTGCAAGAGCACTCTTTGTTTTTGCATACGCCTTCTGCTGTGCACCATTCTTGTGGGGATCACTGGTGAAAGTAGTTACGTGCTTGCAGGTATCTCTTGAGAGAGAAGCCTTCTTACCAAGACTGGGTGAATCTCCGCAGCTTTCTGGATTTAACAAGTTGTATTAA
- the LOC113355471 gene encoding probable serine/threonine-protein kinase DDB_G0272282 isoform X1, protein MDLPSLTEAQQQQIQQLHQQFQEHQIQRQKQQQESAAAYSYSSYDPSSQHHFQSYNQSIQQSYDQSYHHPSYSHYPQPQQQHHPHHQHHHHHHQQQQQQHYPSYYHHDNSNAYHHHPQSYSRTDNTPPIHPPGVSYEAAAVASQNVYYHPHTQPLDNHPSTSSAYPGLNPAAAAAVEALSELTHFAGNMDAAERAMAAGVQDIHWNPNNELGGGGGGGGGGMYNQMPMPLQHAPYPVHFGTLQAGRSSYNRGGVKRGARTFRGSSRANLGNRHSRPDGPVPYFHGRGRGGRRRFPSQCDSLSAFPEASAQKSDEASTHVKTGADELPQATPASASSTAATTTTSVQATRSTKRPPGITWCEICRLDCTTPDNLHQHKKGKKHNKKLLRFEEVQNSRNHTSNPTSSHDLPRIQSEKITTGGQEATAQLENIHPNESVNQPDLKSLATETTTPDDHAMDSEQQNKVQELAEVPEVDKDEGTTEGQKVDQFDTRKRGPKRNLRDGRGGKRTRMAENKISRVIKPPKQVLPFSCDLCNVKCDTQAVLKFHLVGKKHLSKVRRFQGHQAVYGPVGLQALYPPNPNTQPVFVPQEHQQQQQQAHVNISQQPIVANGMPLDGQAVAEMQQGL, encoded by the exons ATGGATCTTCCATCTCTCACAGAAGCTCAACAGCAACAAATTCAACAATTACATCAACAATTTCAAGAACATCAAATTCAGCGgcagaaacaacaacaagaatcaGCAGCAGCATATTCATATTCATCTTACGATCCTTCTTCCCAGCATCATTTTCAATCCTACAATCAATCAATCCAACAATCTTACGATCAATCATATCATCACCCATCATACTCACATTACCCACAACCCCAGCAACAACACCACccccaccaccaacaccaccaccaccaccaccaacaacaacaacaacagcactaCCCTTCTTACTACCACCATGATAATTCAAATGCTTACCATCATCATCCCCAATCATATTCTCGGACAGACAATACTCCTCCTATCCACCCACCAGGAGTTTCCTAtgaagcagcagcagtggctagTCAAAATGTGTATTATCATCCTCACACTCAACCACTTGATAACCACCCATCAACATCTTCTGCTTATCCAGGTTTGAAccctgctgcagctgctgctgttgaggCGTTATCAGAATTGACACACTTTGCTGGTAATATGGATGCAGCTGAGAGAGCAATGGCTGCTGGAGTGCAAGACATACATTGGAATCCTAACAATGAactaggaggaggaggaggaggaggaggaggaggaatgtACAATCAAATGCCAATGCCTCTTCAGCATGCTCCCTATCCGGTTCATTTTGGG ACCTTGCAGGCTGGGAGATCTTCGTATAACAGAGGTGGGGTTAAAAGAGGTGCAAGGACATTCAGAGGCAGCAGCCGAGCGAATTTGGGGAACAGACACTCAAGGCCAGATGGGCCAGTACCTTATTTTCACGGAAGGGGACGTGGTGGTCGTCGCCGTTTCCCATCACAGTGTGATTCATTATCAGCGTTCCCAGAAGCTTCGGCTCAGAAATCAGATGAAGCATCCACACATGTCAAGACAGGTGCGGATGAGCTACCACAAGCCACTCCAGCATCAGCGTCGTCTACAGCAGCAACTACTACAACATCAGTACAAGCAACCCGATCAACTAAACGGCCTCCAGGGATTACGTGGTGTGAGATTTGTAGATTGGATTGCACCACTCCAGATAACCTCCATCAgcacaaaaaggggaagaaacaTAATAAAAAACTGCTAAGGTTTGAGGAGGTGCAGAATTCCCGAAACCATACGTCAAACCCAACTTCCTCCCACGATTTGCCCAGGATACAAAGTGAGAAGATAACCACAGGAGGTCAAGAAGCTACAGCACAACTCGAGAATATTCATCCGAATGAAAGCGTCAACCAACCGGATCTAAAATCTTTGGCAACTGAAACTACTACTCCTGATGACCACGCAATGGATTCTGAGCAACAGAATAAAGTGCAGGAGCTGGCTGAGGTCCCAGAGGTGGATAAAGATGAAGGAACCACCGAAGGGCAGAAAGTGGATCAGTTTGACACGAGGAAACGTGGTCCCAAGAGGAATCTGAGAGATGGTCGGGGTGGTAAGCGTACAAGGATGGCCGAGAATAAGATAAGCAGGGTGATAAAGCCTCCCAAACAGGTTTTACCTTTTAGTTGTGATTTGTGCAATGTGAAATGTGATACACAGGCTGTTTTGAAGTTTCATTTGGTTGGTAAAAAGCACCTGTCAAAGGTGAGGCGCTTCCAAGGTCACCAAGCTGTATATGGGCCAGTTGGGCTTCAAGCGCTTTACCCTCCTAACCCTAATACCCAGCCTGTCTTCGTCCCTCAagagcatcaacaacaacaacaacaagcccATGTTAACATATCTCAGCAGCCGATTGTGGCTAACGGCATGCCTCTAGATGGTCAAGCAGTTGCAGAAATGCAGCAAGGACTCTAG
- the LOC113355471 gene encoding uncharacterized protein LOC113355471 isoform X2: protein MDLPSLTEAQQQQIQQLHQQFQEHQIQRQKQQQESAAAYSYSSYDPSSQHHFQSYNQSIQQSYDQSYHHPSYSHYPQPQQQHHPHHQHHHHHHQQQQQQHYPSYYHHDNSNAYHHHPQSYSRTDNTPPIHPPGVSYEAAAVASQNVYYHPHTQPLDNHPSTSSAYPGLNPAAAAAVEALSELTHFAGNMDAAERAMAAGVQDIHWNPNNELGGGGGGGGGGMYNQMPMPLQHAPYPVHFGAGRSSYNRGGVKRGARTFRGSSRANLGNRHSRPDGPVPYFHGRGRGGRRRFPSQCDSLSAFPEASAQKSDEASTHVKTGADELPQATPASASSTAATTTTSVQATRSTKRPPGITWCEICRLDCTTPDNLHQHKKGKKHNKKLLRFEEVQNSRNHTSNPTSSHDLPRIQSEKITTGGQEATAQLENIHPNESVNQPDLKSLATETTTPDDHAMDSEQQNKVQELAEVPEVDKDEGTTEGQKVDQFDTRKRGPKRNLRDGRGGKRTRMAENKISRVIKPPKQVLPFSCDLCNVKCDTQAVLKFHLVGKKHLSKVRRFQGHQAVYGPVGLQALYPPNPNTQPVFVPQEHQQQQQQAHVNISQQPIVANGMPLDGQAVAEMQQGL, encoded by the exons ATGGATCTTCCATCTCTCACAGAAGCTCAACAGCAACAAATTCAACAATTACATCAACAATTTCAAGAACATCAAATTCAGCGgcagaaacaacaacaagaatcaGCAGCAGCATATTCATATTCATCTTACGATCCTTCTTCCCAGCATCATTTTCAATCCTACAATCAATCAATCCAACAATCTTACGATCAATCATATCATCACCCATCATACTCACATTACCCACAACCCCAGCAACAACACCACccccaccaccaacaccaccaccaccaccaccaacaacaacaacaacagcactaCCCTTCTTACTACCACCATGATAATTCAAATGCTTACCATCATCATCCCCAATCATATTCTCGGACAGACAATACTCCTCCTATCCACCCACCAGGAGTTTCCTAtgaagcagcagcagtggctagTCAAAATGTGTATTATCATCCTCACACTCAACCACTTGATAACCACCCATCAACATCTTCTGCTTATCCAGGTTTGAAccctgctgcagctgctgctgttgaggCGTTATCAGAATTGACACACTTTGCTGGTAATATGGATGCAGCTGAGAGAGCAATGGCTGCTGGAGTGCAAGACATACATTGGAATCCTAACAATGAactaggaggaggaggaggaggaggaggaggaggaatgtACAATCAAATGCCAATGCCTCTTCAGCATGCTCCCTATCCGGTTCATTTTGGG GCTGGGAGATCTTCGTATAACAGAGGTGGGGTTAAAAGAGGTGCAAGGACATTCAGAGGCAGCAGCCGAGCGAATTTGGGGAACAGACACTCAAGGCCAGATGGGCCAGTACCTTATTTTCACGGAAGGGGACGTGGTGGTCGTCGCCGTTTCCCATCACAGTGTGATTCATTATCAGCGTTCCCAGAAGCTTCGGCTCAGAAATCAGATGAAGCATCCACACATGTCAAGACAGGTGCGGATGAGCTACCACAAGCCACTCCAGCATCAGCGTCGTCTACAGCAGCAACTACTACAACATCAGTACAAGCAACCCGATCAACTAAACGGCCTCCAGGGATTACGTGGTGTGAGATTTGTAGATTGGATTGCACCACTCCAGATAACCTCCATCAgcacaaaaaggggaagaaacaTAATAAAAAACTGCTAAGGTTTGAGGAGGTGCAGAATTCCCGAAACCATACGTCAAACCCAACTTCCTCCCACGATTTGCCCAGGATACAAAGTGAGAAGATAACCACAGGAGGTCAAGAAGCTACAGCACAACTCGAGAATATTCATCCGAATGAAAGCGTCAACCAACCGGATCTAAAATCTTTGGCAACTGAAACTACTACTCCTGATGACCACGCAATGGATTCTGAGCAACAGAATAAAGTGCAGGAGCTGGCTGAGGTCCCAGAGGTGGATAAAGATGAAGGAACCACCGAAGGGCAGAAAGTGGATCAGTTTGACACGAGGAAACGTGGTCCCAAGAGGAATCTGAGAGATGGTCGGGGTGGTAAGCGTACAAGGATGGCCGAGAATAAGATAAGCAGGGTGATAAAGCCTCCCAAACAGGTTTTACCTTTTAGTTGTGATTTGTGCAATGTGAAATGTGATACACAGGCTGTTTTGAAGTTTCATTTGGTTGGTAAAAAGCACCTGTCAAAGGTGAGGCGCTTCCAAGGTCACCAAGCTGTATATGGGCCAGTTGGGCTTCAAGCGCTTTACCCTCCTAACCCTAATACCCAGCCTGTCTTCGTCCCTCAagagcatcaacaacaacaacaacaagcccATGTTAACATATCTCAGCAGCCGATTGTGGCTAACGGCATGCCTCTAGATGGTCAAGCAGTTGCAGAAATGCAGCAAGGACTCTAG